In a single window of the Vitis vinifera cultivar Pinot Noir 40024 chromosome 6, ASM3070453v1 genome:
- the LOC100244396 gene encoding uncharacterized protein LOC100244396 isoform X2: MKNIPVILLGCGGVGRHLLQHIVSCRSLHAKLGVRLRVVGVSDSKSLLLASDVFTRELDDTFLNEVSRVKLGGSSLKTLSSFVNECQVFANSEATRTVIDTATRLSKSTGLVVVDCSASSETMGVLNQAVDLGCCIVLANKKPLTAAMDDYDKLVAHPRRIRYESTVGAGLPVIASLNRILSSGDPIRCIVACLSGTLGYVMSEVEGGKPFSQVVKDAKSLGYTEPDPRDDLSGMDVARKALILSRLLGRRVNLDSLKIESLYPEEMGPNMMSLEDFLSSGLLLLDNDIQERVQKAALDGKVLRYVCVIEGSS, translated from the exons atgaaaaatatacCAGTGATTCTGCTGGGTTGTGGAGGGGTTGGGCGTCACCTCCTCCAACACATTGTCTCTTGCAGATCCCTCCACGCCAAACTG GGAGTGCGGTTGCGAGTTGTGGGAGTTAGTGACAGTAAATCCTTGCTTCTTGCATCAGATGTGTTCACAAGGGAGTTAGACGATACCTTTTTGAATGAAGTCTCCCGGGTGAAGTTAGGAGGTTCTTCATTGAAGACGCTTAGTAGTTTCG TAAATGAATGCCAAGTATTTGCAAATTCGGAAGCAACAAGAACAGTTATAGATACTGCAACTCGCCTGAGTAAATCAACAG GGTTGGTTGTTGTTGATTGCTCTGCCAGTTCTGAGACTATGGGAGTGCTAAATCAAGCGGTTGATTTAGGTTGTTGCATTGTCCTGGCAAATAAGAAGCCTCTTACTGCTGCAATG GATGATTATGACAAACTGGTTGCTCACCCACGTCGCATTCGGTATGAGTCAACT GTTGGTGCTGGCCTCCCTGTCATAGCATCTTTGAATCGCATACTTTCATCTGGAGATCCCATACGTTGCATTGTTGCTTGTTTAAGCG GCACTTTGGGATATGTGATGAGTGAGGTCGAAGGTGGAAAGCCATTCAGTCAAGTTGTTAAGGATGCCAAAAGCTTGGGCTATACTGAACCAG ATCCGCGTGATGACCTAAGTGGGATGGATGTTGCAAGAAAG GCGTTGATCCTATCTAGACTTCTTGGAAGGCGGGTTAACTTAGATAGCCTTAAG ATTGAAAGCTTGTACCCTGAAGAAATGGGACCTAACATGATGTCTTTGGAAGACTTTTTGAGCAGTGGGCTCTTGTTGCTTGATAATGATATCCAAGAAAGAGTTCAAAAGGCTGCGTTAGATGGGAAGGTGCTTCGTTATGTCTGTGTTATTGAGGGCTCAAG